DNA from Sorangium aterium:
GTCGCCCTTGTTGGCGTCGAGGACGTCCTGGAACGACTGGTCCACGGTGAGAAGCGTCGGGTGGTGCTGCCTCCAGAGGGCGCGCGCCGCGTCCACGAAGCGGACCCGATACCTGCGGTAGAGCACCGGGCGCTCCGTGAAGCCCTTGTCGTGGATCTTCTCGGTCACGCTCCGCTCGACGACGAGGCCGCGCGTCGCGATCGCCGGGATGGTAGGGTCCTTCTGCGCGTCCGAGCGCACCGCGCTGACGGAGAGGCTCACCTCGGCGAGATCGGGCTTCTGGAAGTCGGCGAGCACGCCGTCCGTGTACTGGCCGCCCCGTGTCTGGTCGTCCTGGAGGACGAACTCCACCGTTCCTTCGGCGCCCCACGGCGTGAGCCGGAGCGAGAAGGCGCGCACGTTGCCGCCCTGGATCGTGTGGGCCGTGCCGCCGCAGGTGAGCGTCAGGGTGGCGGCGAGGCGGTCGTTCACGCGGGCGCCCTTCCTCCGTCCGGACCCGGGGCCATGGGCTCGACGGTCACGTAGCGCAGGATCGTGTGCATCCGGATCCAGAAGGCCGCCGGGCTCCCCTCGACCTCGCACTGGAGCTGGAAGGCCGCGTACAGGGTGCTGTCCGCGCCGAGGAAGGTGAGCACCGGCCTCTCGGCGCGCGGCTCGTAGTCCTCGATGAGCCTCAGCATCTCGCGGCCCAGGGCCTCGATGAGCGGGTTCGTCGCGAGGTGCTCCTCGTAGTCGCCGAGGCCGAAGACCTCCGCCGCCTCGGCATATCCCTTCTTCGCGTTCAGCACGGTCGCGAGGTTCCGCGCGACCGACTTCAGGGCGGGCTCCATGCGCTCACCGGCCAGACGTCCCAGGAGGCCCATCGTCCGCCCTCAGCGCGCCGTGCTCGCCGGATAGGTCCAGTAGAGGGCGGCGCGGATGCCCTCCAGCTCCTTCGGGCGCAGGAAGCCGATGGAGCGGCTGGCACGCACGTACTTCCACTCTTCTTCGGGCGTGGCGACGCGCTGGGCGCCCTCGCGGTGCGGCTCCATGCGCTGCGTGTCCGCGCGGTGCGGCTCCATGCGCTGCGTGTCCACGCGGTGCCCCTCCAGGCGCTGCCGCTGCTTGCCGTCGGGCTTCGGGAGCGCATAGACGTCGAACCGAGCGCCGAAGTCGGCGGGGGAGGCGCTCGTCCGGGCGGGGCGGATACCGCGCGTGGAGTGCTGGTTGATCCATGGCAGCCGGCTCGGCTCGCCGAGGCGCACGTTGTACCGCTCGAGGGGCATCTCGCCGTACGGCGTCGGGCGCTCGATCACGAGGTAGATCTCCGGCGCGTCGAGCACGTCCTCGGGGATGTCCTGCGCCACGAAGCGGCCCTCCGACTCGACGAGCTGGATGGTCGGCGTCGTGAGGGGCAGCCCGTCGATCCGGGCCTCGATCGCGTAGATCAGGTCGCCGAACAGGCCGCCGAGGTTGTCGTGATCGTACCTCGGAAGGAGGCTGTCGGGCAGCGTGCCCTCCACGAGGTGGAGCTCCACGAGGAGCGACCGCAGCGCCGCGAGCACTGTATGCGGGTGCAGGCGCGCGTGCGAGCGGCTCTCGGCGCCCTGGGGAGCGTCGAGGAGCGCGTCGTCGAGGAGCGCGACGGCCTTCATCACCTCGGCGCGCCCGCGCAGGAAGGCCTGCGTGGGGCCGGCCGACCTTCGGGCCTGGGCCACGTGCTTGCGCAGCTCGTCGGAATACCGGGTGAGCCGGTCTCGCAGCCCGACGAGGCGCGCGTGGAGATGGGGAGTCGATCGGAGCCGGAGGAGGGGTGGGACGACGGCCGGAGCGACGTAAAACGCCTTGCCGTCGCGCGTCTCGAAGCGCCCCACGTGCAGCGATCGGCCGCGCGCGGACGCCTCCTTGAACGACAGCTCGGATCGGAGGGTGATGCGGGGGGTCCCCACGGCGCCCGCCCGCTGGCCCTCGGCGGGCTCCGCGGGGAGCACGTGGAAGTACACGTCGACCTCGGGCGTGCCCGCGGCCTTGAGCTTCGCGGGCTCCGGGAGAGAGAGGTTGTCGGAGGAGCGGACGATCGGCCCGCCGGGCATGGCGGCCGTCGCCCTCTCGAGGCGCAGGATCCCGCGCGAGAGGTCGCCGGGATCCCATTCCAGCTCGATCCAGCCGTACGCCGGGAGCCCGGGAGCCTCGGCCCGCGCGCGGGATTCCTCGGACAGGGACTCCTCCAGAGACTCGAAGTCTTCCGGGCGGAGGATCTGTCCGAGGTGCCAGTCGACGCGGCCGAGGCTCTCCATCTCGTCTCCCGTCAGCCGAGGGCCAGGCCCCAGGACTTGACGACGTTCTTCTGATCGGCGGTCGCGATGTGGAGGGTCTGCGCGCTGGGCTGCGGCTTGATCCCGATCTGGAACGAGTAGTTGATCGGAGACTGCACCTCGGTGGAGGCGTCGTCGGCGACCGAGACGTTGAGGTCCTCCCCGCGCTTCTCGAGCAGGCCGTTCATGTCGGTCTGGTTCGCGTGGAACGCGAGGTAGTACTTCTTCGCGACGGGGTCGTAGTCGTACACAGCGAACTGGTACACGACCTCGACGCTCGTCAGGCTGTTGATGATCAGGCTCGCGAGGGTCTGCCGGTTCGGCGCCGAGACCTGGCCGGAGAGGTACACCGCGTCGGTGACGCCCGTCTCCCACAGGGCGCCGCTCAGCACCGCCACGCACTTGAGATCCGTGGTGGGGTTCGTCGGGTCCTTGCAGGTCT
Protein-coding regions in this window:
- the tssK gene encoding type VI secretion system baseplate subunit TssK; translation: MESLGRVDWHLGQILRPEDFESLEESLSEESRARAEAPGLPAYGWIELEWDPGDLSRGILRLERATAAMPGGPIVRSSDNLSLPEPAKLKAAGTPEVDVYFHVLPAEPAEGQRAGAVGTPRITLRSELSFKEASARGRSLHVGRFETRDGKAFYVAPAVVPPLLRLRSTPHLHARLVGLRDRLTRYSDELRKHVAQARRSAGPTQAFLRGRAEVMKAVALLDDALLDAPQGAESRSHARLHPHTVLAALRSLLVELHLVEGTLPDSLLPRYDHDNLGGLFGDLIYAIEARIDGLPLTTPTIQLVESEGRFVAQDIPEDVLDAPEIYLVIERPTPYGEMPLERYNVRLGEPSRLPWINQHSTRGIRPARTSASPADFGARFDVYALPKPDGKQRQRLEGHRVDTQRMEPHRADTQRMEPHREGAQRVATPEEEWKYVRASRSIGFLRPKELEGIRAALYWTYPASTAR
- a CDS encoding GPW/gp25 family protein produces the protein MEPALKSVARNLATVLNAKKGYAEAAEVFGLGDYEEHLATNPLIEALGREMLRLIEDYEPRAERPVLTFLGADSTLYAAFQLQCEVEGSPAAFWIRMHTILRYVTVEPMAPGPDGGRAPA